In Quercus robur chromosome 10, dhQueRobu3.1, whole genome shotgun sequence, a genomic segment contains:
- the LOC126702243 gene encoding uncharacterized protein LOC126702243 isoform X7: MAQHVSSLILASEHPALPLITMNSKGIEEKARGLEIESRLKLNKLTDAVMTKFESSYPSHTLRPDLRNQIEECICKKLPDLHTPDHPTYALMIRRAIEELNDRKGSTMEAISKFILEGVEDLPWAHASFLSHHLSKLSESGEIIKVSENCYRLPSEKSNSLPKRGLKKKRKKRHYHGSEGDREHNVEEGYLFEKKQMLKEDKQSQNLEIEVNGELSGGQRHRVEDIEGQNRSQELQIEQIGKQRQEKQKINVTDRQQSPEEQRFQVNDEKNLAQGVRDQKSEDEKDEQRSIEEIEEQIHHDGRQIVMTENQDRAQRHQIEEIEDRDELEERQFQVIEEKQADEQHDVFDEQIKQVQQLEVVENHNEAKQNKVESIEEQNQEQKGDMIVEKYPSQVQKNKQQDEVRSQQGQTQRHEIEVIVEEQIGIVEKNKVPGEQIQERVGDVIQDQCQGKEQQSELIEVQNLPRDHVIEDVGKQIQLQEEILLIEKLIEPQEQKSEVIEEQNEPRTEMRSNMIAPSDMQSSKEPEKHKAIVMTEGSLTSLRLDNDGSKPLSKVKCIELLKRTKKIQEKLMDIIYSKSERAVSKDDTLKHVMEEQENEILKDPEQWQIEFSDPKRPPGIDEEASLELFLKHKKQLKLCGQLEVPTAWSKPTRTSTDVLTNSEQLENEQQPELGNPGRGLELDLTTMEAERDRQEESISKSLNMDSRQLEMEKQLDLGEEHECQISQLQNSIQERPVELQLTVLKQSCEGQQPSQRQQRRKTRSQASKALESDCVDAKKSECQLPTLGQQRRQLRPRGQRPSVSDSGKMEAPECQHMQDQKPGNRIQERPIELEPSKLDQSGQTLAHALGQLQRRQLRPQGQQLSNSGQSTALKSQIEKRQLDPQGQGVFQNKLSSSQHQHELQQLQHKGQGRALKSNPDVDTAMGKYPSDDKHHHKQQTPEHQGLERPHEKMKNEDQTTSVLFPTAHQNGQSRQLRPRDQDASQLKLAVNDTKEKSLSKHQHEQQKPLKRKGRGRPPKLKPDLDMDMGAQQQLKRHKGRGRPPKSKGDADQSTMVLLPIDDQNQYEHQQAGCQGQAKHPTPKAKEDALVQVSIPLDHQDHNELQQHQEHPPKKRGRGRRPNPKPALSTTTMDVLFPSQQQEQPQHKKQGRPPKRKLDVVSAIVEPQTKRSSRGRPPKVG; encoded by the exons AGACTCAAATTAAACAAGCTTACTGATGCTGTGATGACAAAATTTGAGAGCTCATACCCCTCCCACACCCTCAGACCCGATCTCAGGAACCAAATTGAAGAATGCATTTGCAAGAAACTCCCTGATTTGCACACCCCTGATCACCCCACTTATGCCCTG ATGATACGCAGAGCGATTGAAGAATTGAATGATAGAAAGGGCTCAACCATGGAAGCAATATCTAAGTTTATTTTGGAAGGGGTTGAGGATTTGCCATGGGCTCATGCAAGTTTTTTAAGTCATCATCTGAGCAAGCTTAGTGAGAGTGGAGAGATCATTAAAGTTTCTGAAAATTGTTATAGGCTTCCCAGTGAAAAAAGTAATTCTCTTCCTAAAAGAGGTCTGAAGAAGAAACGGAAGAAGAGGCATTACCATGGCAGTGAAGGAGATAGAGAGCATAATGTTGAAGAAGGATATCTATTTGAGAAGAAGCAGATGCTTAAAGAGGACAAGCAATCCCAAAATCTGGAGATTGAAGTGAATGGTGAACTCAGTGGAGGACAGAGGCATCGAGTTGAAGACATCGAGGGCCAAAATCGATCACAGGAATTACAGATTGAACAAATTGGCAAACAAAGGCaagaaaaacagaaaattaaTGTTACTGATCGACAACAAAGTCCAGAAGAACAACGATTTCAAGTGAATGATGAAAAAAATCTAGCACAAGGGGTACGTGATCAAAAATCTGAAGATGAAAAAGATGAACAACGATCAATTGAGGAAATTGAGGAACAGATTCATCACGATGGACGACAAATTGTAATGACTGAAAATCAGGATAGAGCACAAAGGCATCAAATTGAAGAAATTGAGGATCGAGATGAATTAGAAGAGCGACAATTTCAGGTTATTGAAGAGAAGCAAGCAGATGAACAACATGATGTGTTTGATGAACAAATAAAACAAGTGCAACAGCTTGAAGTTGTAGAAAACCACAATGAAGCAAAGCAAAACAAAGTTGAATCGattgaagaacaaaatcaaGAACAGAAAGGTGATATGATTGTGGAAAAATATCCATCTcaagtgcagaaaaataaacAGCAAGATGAAGTGCGGTCACAACAAGGTCAAACACAAAGGCATGAAATTGAAGTGATTGTTGAGGAGCAGATTGGAATAGTAGAGAAAAATAAGGTGCCTGGAGAACAAATTCAAGAACGAGTGGGTGATGTAATTCAAGATCAGTGTCAAGGAAAAGAACAGCAAAGTGAACTGATTGAAGTGCAAAACTTGCCACGTGATCATGTAATTGAAGATGTtggaaaacaaattcaattgcAAGAAGAAATTCTATTAATTGAAAAGCTGATTGAACCACAAGAGCAAAAGAGTGAAGTGATTGAGGAACAAAATGAGCCACGAACTGAAATGAGGAGCAACATGATTGCCCCTAG TGACATGCAGTCATCCAAGGAACCAGAGAAACATAAAGCTATTGTGATGACTGAGGGTTCTCTTACAAGCCTGAGATTGGACAATGATGGTTCTAAACCTCTATCAAAG GTTAAGTGCATAGAATTACTGAAGAGGACAAAGAAAATCCAGGAAAAGCTGATGGATATTATTTACTCAAAAAGTGAGAGGGCGGTGTCAAAGGATGACACTCTAAAACATGTGATGGAAGAACAAGAGAATGAAATTCTAAAGGATCCTGAGCAGTGGCAAATTGAATTTTCTGATCCAAAAAGGCCTCCAGGAATTGATGAAGAAGCATCGCTGGAGTTATTTCTGAAACATAAAAAGCAACTAAAGCTTTGTGGTCAGCTAGAGGTGCCAACAGCCTGGTCAAAGCCAACTAGAACTTCCACTGATGTCCTCACAAATTCAGAACAGCTTGAAAATGAGCAACAGCCAGAGCTTGGGAATCCAGGCAGAGGATTAGAACTTGATTTAACAACAATGGAAGCAGAAAGAGATAGGCAAGAGGAATCCATATCAAAATCTCTCAACATGGACTCAAGGCAGCTTGAGATGGAGAAGCAACTGGACCTTGGAGAGGAACATGAATGCCAG ATATCACAACTGCAAAATTCAATCCAAGAAAGGCCTGTGGAGCTTCAACTAACAGTACTCAAGCAATCATGTGAAGGGCAACAGCCAAGTCAGAGGCAACAACGGAGGAAAACACGGTCTCAGGCCTCAAAGGCATTGGAATCTGATTGTGTTGATGCGAAGAAATCTGAATGTCAG CTGCCAACACTGGGCCAACAGCGGAGACAACTGCGACCTCGGGGTCAAAGGCCTTCTGTATCTGATAGTGGCAAGATGGAAGCACCTGAGTGCCAG CATATGCAGGACCAGAAACCTGGAAATCGGATACAAGAAAGACCTATAGAGCTTGAACCTTCAAAACTTGACCAATCAGGTCAAACACTGGCACATGCATTGGGGCAACTACAGCGAAGGCAACTACGGCCTCAGGGCCAGCAGCTGTCTAATAGTGGCCAGTCAACAGCACTTAAAAGCCAG ATTGAGAAGAGGCAACTAGATCCTCAAGGCCAAGGTgttttccaaaataaattatcatCCTCACAGCATCAGCATGAGTTACAACAACTACAGCATAAAGGTCAAGGGAGGGCTCTGAAGTCAAATCCAGATGTGGACACAGCTATGGGGAAATATCCCTCAGATGATAAGCATCATCATAAGCAGCAGACACCAGAGCACCAAGGGTTGGAGAGGCCTCacgagaaaatgaaaaatgaagatCAAACTACCAGTGTATTGTTTCCCACAGCTCATCAGAATGGCCAGAGTAGGCAACTACGTCCTCGAGACCAAGATGCTTCCCAACTTAAACTGGCTGTAAATGATACCAAGGAAAAATCCCTCTCTAAACATCAGCATGAGCAGCAGAAGCCACTCAAGCGTAAAGGTCGAGGGAGGCCTCCAAAGTTAAAGCCAGATTTGGACATGGATATGGGGGCTCAGCAGCAGCTGAAAAGGCATAAAGGCCGGGGAAGGCCTCCTAAATCAAAGGGTGATGCAGATCAAAGTACAATGGTATTGTTGCCCATAGAtgatcagaatcaatatgagcACCAGCAAGCAGGGTGTCAAGGCCAAGCGAAGCATCCTACACCCAAGGCAAAGGAAGATGCATTGGTGCAAGTGTCAATTCCCTTGGATCATCAAGATCATAATGAATTGCAGCAGCATCAGGAGCACCCACCTAAAAAACGGGGCCGAGGGAGGCGTCCTAATCCAAAACCAGCTTTATCTACTACGACCATGGACGTATTGTTTCCTTCACAGCAGCAGGAACAACCACAACATAAAAAACAGGGGAGGCCTCCTAAGAGGAAGTTGGATGTAGTCAGTGCAATAGTAGAGCCACAAACAAAGCGTAGCAGCCGGGGAAGGCCTCCAAAAGTGGGCTGA